In the Pseudomonas orientalis genome, one interval contains:
- a CDS encoding autotransporter serine protease, translating to MITDSPRFKPFTAGSLLLLSVAAQAQYAETGQPGNPASWRSAEYQSDWGLGRMKADEAYAIGISGSGVKIGALDSGFDTNHPEASKERFHPVTASGTYVDGSAFSTTGALNPNNDSHGTHVTGTMGAARDGVGMHGVAYNAQVYVGNTNANDSFLFGPTPDPKYFKTVYSALVDSGVRAINNSWGSQPKDVSYQTLDDLHAAYAQHYNRGTWLDAAADVAKAGVINVFSAGNSGYANASVRSALPYFQPELEGHWLAVSGLDRANNQKYNKCGIAKYWCISTPGALINSTIPDGGYGVKSGTSMSAPHATGALALVMERYPYMTNEQALQVLLTTATQLDGSLTQAPNAIVGWGVPDLGRAMHGPGQLLGAMNVNLAAGQADVWSNGISDQALLQRQAEDRAEHSAWQQTLLDKGWQNGVGAGASQQDQTDYAVGSARDQAAANRVYAGSLIKSGAGSLVLGGDSTYRGATLVNGGLLAVNGSLTSAVTVNDSGTLGGAGRIGALSVNSGGRVAPGNSVGTLQVAGDVNLGSGSTYAVELTPTRSDRIVAGGKAVLGGGTVTLALENSPTLLSQRQAQSLIGRQYSILEAAGGIQGQFGQVLPNYLFLGGTLDYAANGVQLNVGRNDASFASVAATRNQRAVASAAERLGAGNPVYESLLQSDSVASAQQGLQQLSGEIYPAVGAMLINDSRQLRDAVGERLRHVPVAGERNLWFKALGAWGKSDARGETAGSTTALGGLLAGVDGALDEQTRVGVVAGYSDSSLNMGSGTHSSASIDSYHFGAYAGRELGDWRLSVGGAYSWHRGDVKRDLQYGEVSGKQKTKLQARTAQLFTEAAYRIHLQPLALEPFANLAYVHLDSESFHEKGAAAALERGNDRRDAVLGTLGVRALKTLALNDHQQLDLSGSLGWQHSLTAVESEEHLAFVAGGPSFAVRSAPLLRDAALVGLQASLALSPSTRVNLDYNGQLGGREKTQGVGLSLNWQF from the coding sequence ATGATCACGGATTCACCACGGTTCAAACCCTTCACCGCAGGCTCATTGCTGCTGCTGTCCGTTGCGGCACAGGCGCAATATGCCGAAACCGGCCAACCGGGTAACCCCGCCAGCTGGCGTTCCGCCGAATACCAGAGCGACTGGGGCCTGGGGCGCATGAAGGCCGATGAAGCCTATGCCATCGGGATCAGCGGCAGTGGCGTGAAAATCGGCGCGCTGGACTCGGGTTTCGATACCAATCACCCCGAAGCGTCCAAAGAGCGCTTCCACCCGGTCACCGCCAGCGGCACGTACGTCGATGGCAGTGCCTTCAGTACCACGGGCGCACTCAACCCGAACAACGACTCCCACGGCACCCACGTCACCGGCACCATGGGCGCGGCGCGCGACGGCGTGGGCATGCATGGCGTGGCGTATAACGCTCAGGTCTACGTCGGCAACACCAACGCCAACGACAGCTTCCTGTTCGGCCCGACCCCGGACCCCAAGTATTTCAAGACGGTGTACAGCGCCCTGGTGGACTCCGGCGTGCGCGCCATCAACAACAGTTGGGGCAGCCAGCCCAAGGACGTCAGCTACCAGACACTCGATGACCTGCACGCCGCCTACGCCCAGCACTACAACCGTGGCACCTGGCTGGACGCGGCGGCGGATGTGGCCAAAGCCGGCGTGATCAACGTGTTCAGCGCCGGCAACAGCGGCTATGCCAATGCCAGCGTGCGTTCGGCGCTGCCGTATTTCCAGCCGGAACTGGAAGGCCACTGGCTGGCAGTGTCGGGGCTGGATAGGGCCAACAACCAGAAGTACAACAAATGCGGCATCGCCAAATACTGGTGTATCTCTACCCCGGGTGCGCTGATCAACAGCACTATCCCGGACGGTGGTTATGGCGTGAAATCCGGCACCTCGATGTCGGCGCCCCATGCCACCGGCGCCCTGGCGCTGGTGATGGAGCGCTATCCCTACATGACCAACGAGCAGGCGCTGCAGGTGCTGTTGACCACCGCCACGCAGCTGGACGGCTCGCTCACCCAGGCCCCCAACGCCATCGTCGGCTGGGGCGTGCCGGACCTGGGCCGGGCGATGCACGGGCCGGGGCAGTTGCTCGGCGCAATGAACGTGAACCTCGCGGCCGGGCAGGCCGATGTGTGGAGCAACGGTATTTCTGACCAGGCGCTGCTCCAGCGCCAGGCCGAAGACCGCGCCGAGCACAGCGCCTGGCAGCAAACCCTGCTCGACAAGGGCTGGCAGAACGGCGTGGGCGCCGGCGCCAGCCAGCAGGATCAGACCGACTACGCGGTGGGCAGCGCGCGCGATCAGGCGGCGGCGAACCGCGTGTACGCAGGCAGCCTGATCAAATCCGGCGCGGGCAGCCTGGTGCTCGGCGGCGACAGCACCTATCGCGGCGCAACCCTGGTCAACGGCGGCCTGCTGGCGGTGAACGGTTCGTTGACCTCGGCGGTCACGGTCAACGACAGCGGCACCCTCGGCGGCGCCGGGCGGATCGGCGCACTGTCGGTCAACAGCGGCGGGCGGGTGGCGCCGGGTAACTCGGTGGGCACCTTGCAGGTGGCCGGGGATGTGAACCTGGGCTCAGGCTCCACCTATGCGGTAGAACTCACCCCCACCCGCAGCGACCGCATCGTCGCCGGCGGCAAGGCCGTGCTGGGGGGCGGTACGGTCACCCTGGCCCTGGAAAACAGCCCGACGTTATTGAGCCAGCGCCAGGCCCAAAGCCTGATCGGCCGGCAGTACTCGATTCTTGAGGCGGCCGGTGGTATCCAGGGCCAGTTCGGCCAGGTGCTGCCGAACTATCTGTTCCTCGGCGGCACCCTGGACTACGCCGCCAACGGCGTGCAACTGAACGTCGGGCGCAATGACGCCAGCTTCGCCAGCGTCGCCGCCACCCGCAACCAGCGCGCCGTGGCCTCTGCCGCCGAGCGATTGGGCGCGGGCAACCCGGTGTACGAAAGCCTGCTGCAATCGGACTCGGTGGCCAGCGCGCAACAGGGTTTGCAGCAACTGTCCGGTGAAATCTACCCGGCCGTGGGCGCGATGTTGATCAACGACAGTCGCCAACTGCGCGACGCGGTGGGCGAACGCTTGCGCCATGTGCCGGTGGCCGGTGAACGCAACCTGTGGTTCAAGGCCCTCGGCGCCTGGGGCAAGTCCGATGCGCGCGGTGAAACAGCAGGTTCCACCACCGCCCTCGGCGGCTTGCTGGCGGGTGTCGACGGCGCACTGGACGAACAGACCCGCGTCGGTGTGGTCGCCGGCTACAGCGACAGCTCATTGAACATGGGCAGCGGCACCCATTCCTCGGCGTCCATCGACAGCTACCACTTCGGCGCCTATGCCGGGCGTGAGCTGGGCGACTGGCGGCTGAGTGTCGGCGGTGCCTACAGCTGGCATCGCGGCGATGTGAAGCGCGACCTGCAATACGGCGAGGTCAGCGGCAAGCAAAAGACCAAGCTGCAGGCGCGCACCGCGCAGCTGTTTACCGAAGCCGCGTATCGCATTCACCTGCAACCGCTGGCATTGGAGCCCTTCGCCAACCTGGCCTACGTGCACCTGGACAGTGAGTCGTTCCACGAAAAAGGCGCTGCGGCGGCCCTGGAGCGTGGCAATGACCGACGTGATGCGGTGCTCGGCACCCTTGGCGTGCGCGCACTGAAAACCCTGGCGCTGAACGACCATCAACAATTGGACCTGTCCGGCTCGCTGGGCTGGCAACACAGCCTGACGGCGGTGGAATCCGAGGAACACCTGGCGTTTGTCGCCGGCGGGCCGTCCTTTGCCGTGCGCAGCGCGCCGTTGTTGCGCGACGCCGCGTTGGTAGGGCTGCAGGCGAGCCTGGCGCTGAGCCCGTCGACACGGGTCAACCTGGATTACAACGGCCAATTGGGCGGACGCGAGAAAACCCAGGGTGTAGGTCTGAGCCTGAACTGGCAGTTCTGA
- a CDS encoding polyurethane esterase gives MGIFDYNNLGTEGSKTVFADALAITLYAYHNLDHGFAVGYQNNGLGLGLPATLVSAMIGGTDAQGVIGGIPWNPDSEKAALDAVHAAGWTPISASALNYSGKVDARGTFYGEKPGYASAQVEVLGKYDDAGTLQEIGIGFRGTSGPREHLISDAIGDVISDLLAAFGPKDYAKNYVGEAFGGLLENVAEFAGAHGLSGQDVLVSGHSLGGLAVNSLADLSDSKWSGFYKDANYVAYASPTQSAGDKVLNVGYENDPVFRALDGASFNPSSLGVHDKPYESTTDNIVSFNDHYASSLWNVLPFSILNLPTWVSHLPTGYGDGMARILDSGFYEQMSRDSTVIVANLSDPARATTWVQDLNRNAETHKGNTYIIGSHGDDLIQGGKGADFIEGGKGNDTIRDSSGHNTFLFSGHFGNDRVVGYQATDKLVFTDVQGSADYRDHAKLVGGDTVISFGADSVTLVGVSSVSGEGIMIG, from the coding sequence ATGGGTATCTTTGACTATAACAACCTCGGGACCGAGGGCTCCAAGACAGTGTTCGCCGATGCGCTGGCGATCACGCTGTATGCCTATCACAACCTGGATCACGGGTTTGCCGTGGGTTACCAGAACAATGGCCTGGGCCTGGGCTTGCCGGCCACGCTGGTGAGCGCCATGATCGGCGGCACCGATGCCCAGGGGGTGATTGGCGGGATCCCCTGGAACCCCGATTCGGAAAAAGCCGCCCTCGACGCCGTGCACGCGGCTGGATGGACGCCGATCAGCGCAAGCGCCCTGAATTACAGTGGCAAGGTGGACGCCCGGGGGACATTTTATGGCGAGAAACCCGGCTACGCCTCGGCCCAGGTCGAGGTGCTGGGCAAATACGATGACGCCGGCACACTGCAGGAAATCGGCATCGGTTTTCGCGGTACGTCGGGCCCGCGGGAACACCTGATCAGTGACGCCATCGGCGATGTGATCAGCGACCTGCTGGCTGCCTTCGGGCCCAAGGATTACGCAAAAAACTATGTCGGCGAAGCCTTCGGTGGCTTGCTCGAGAACGTTGCCGAGTTTGCCGGTGCCCACGGCCTGAGCGGCCAGGATGTGCTGGTCAGCGGCCACAGCCTCGGTGGGCTGGCGGTCAACAGCCTGGCCGACTTGAGCGACAGCAAATGGTCGGGCTTCTACAAGGATGCCAACTACGTGGCCTATGCCTCACCGACCCAAAGTGCCGGTGACAAGGTGCTGAACGTGGGCTACGAAAATGACCCGGTGTTCCGTGCGCTGGATGGTGCATCGTTCAACCCGTCGTCCCTGGGCGTGCACGACAAGCCCTATGAATCCACCACCGACAATATCGTCAGCTTCAACGATCACTACGCATCATCCCTGTGGAACGTGCTGCCGTTTTCCATCCTCAACCTGCCGACCTGGGTGTCGCACTTGCCCACCGGCTACGGCGATGGCATGGCGCGCATTCTCGACTCCGGCTTCTATGAACAAATGAGCCGTGACTCAACGGTGATCGTCGCCAACCTGTCCGACCCGGCACGGGCCACCACCTGGGTGCAAGACCTCAACCGCAATGCCGAAACGCACAAGGGCAATACCTACATCATCGGCAGTCACGGCGACGACCTGATCCAGGGCGGCAAGGGCGCGGACTTTATCGAGGGCGGCAAAGGCAATGACACCATTCGCGACAGCAGCGGGCATAACACCTTCCTGTTCAGCGGGCACTTTGGCAATGATCGCGTGGTGGGCTACCAGGCGACGGACAAGCTGGTGTTCACGGATGTGCAGGGCAGCGCGGATTATCGCGATCACGCCAAACTGGTCGGCGGGGATACCGTGATCAGCTTCGGCGCTGACTCGGTAACGCTGGTGGGTGTGAGCAGTGTGTCGGGGGAGGGGATTATGATCGGCTGA
- a CDS encoding VRR-NUC domain-containing protein, which translates to MANPLEDPLYYLHNFRQVLMWLAQRYADLLDADELQFIQQFDRLPQASQALLVRMVMRKGVHFRGGKLNYLEIGCPHAAMQPLLASGWVEDHCLLGFEELFGLLQKGELLMAFKPWIEQPKGRKSDWLAPLAAQFNESRSFALWCPDLQDVLYSLTVMELCDRLRLMFFGNLYQDWSEFVLADLGIYTYEKVAFCAESRGLRSRADVEGFLFLHQCQQAFEAGQALETVLTQIATLHTDNPWLEKRRAKLLFQIGQYCERSAELSVAEQIYRGCAYPGARARLIRVLERQEAYAQAMALAVTAQQAPESAAEQQHLLRVVPRLRRKLGEPKVPKAKPHAVTRLDLALTPPEPLMSVEYCVQAHLSEPDAPVHYVENGLINSLFGLLCWDVVFAPLPGAFFHPFQRGPADLHSEDFQQRRAALFSACFEQLRDERYKTTIRQRYVDKWGIQSPFVFWNLLSEELLEQALMCLPAEHLRYWFERLLLDIRANRTGMPDLIQFWPAQKTYRMIEVKGPGDRLQDNQLRWLEFCGEYQMPVTVCYVRWAEPA; encoded by the coding sequence ATGGCTAACCCCCTCGAAGACCCCTTGTATTACCTGCACAACTTCCGCCAAGTGCTGATGTGGTTGGCGCAGCGCTATGCCGATCTGCTCGACGCGGACGAATTGCAGTTCATTCAGCAATTCGACAGGTTGCCGCAGGCGTCACAGGCGTTATTGGTGCGCATGGTCATGCGCAAGGGCGTGCATTTTCGTGGAGGCAAGCTCAACTACCTGGAAATCGGTTGCCCGCATGCGGCCATGCAGCCATTGCTGGCGTCCGGTTGGGTCGAGGACCACTGCCTGCTGGGCTTTGAAGAGCTGTTCGGCTTGCTGCAAAAAGGCGAGCTGCTCATGGCCTTCAAGCCTTGGATCGAGCAGCCCAAGGGCCGCAAATCCGACTGGCTGGCGCCATTGGCGGCGCAGTTCAACGAAAGCCGCAGCTTCGCCCTCTGGTGCCCCGACCTGCAGGATGTGCTCTACAGCCTCACGGTGATGGAGCTGTGCGACCGCCTGCGTCTGATGTTTTTCGGCAACCTGTATCAGGACTGGTCGGAGTTCGTGCTGGCGGACCTGGGGATCTACACCTACGAGAAGGTTGCGTTCTGCGCCGAGTCCCGAGGGCTGCGCAGCCGCGCCGACGTCGAGGGCTTTTTGTTCCTGCACCAGTGCCAGCAGGCTTTTGAGGCGGGCCAGGCGCTGGAAACGGTGCTGACGCAGATTGCCACGCTGCACACCGACAACCCCTGGCTGGAAAAACGCCGCGCCAAGTTGTTGTTCCAGATCGGCCAGTACTGTGAGCGCAGCGCTGAGTTGAGTGTGGCCGAGCAGATCTATCGCGGCTGCGCCTATCCCGGCGCGCGCGCACGGTTGATCCGCGTACTGGAACGCCAGGAGGCCTATGCACAAGCCATGGCGCTGGCCGTTACCGCGCAACAGGCGCCGGAGAGCGCCGCCGAGCAGCAACACCTGCTGCGCGTAGTGCCACGTCTGCGGCGCAAGCTGGGTGAGCCGAAGGTGCCCAAGGCCAAGCCGCACGCCGTCACGCGCCTGGACCTGGCACTGACACCGCCCGAGCCGCTGATGTCGGTGGAATATTGCGTGCAGGCCCATTTGAGCGAGCCTGACGCACCGGTGCACTACGTGGAAAACGGCCTGATCAATTCGCTGTTCGGCCTGTTGTGCTGGGACGTGGTCTTCGCGCCGCTGCCCGGCGCGTTTTTCCACCCGTTTCAGCGCGGTCCCGCCGACCTGCACAGCGAAGACTTCCAGCAACGCCGCGCCGCCTTGTTCAGCGCGTGCTTCGAGCAATTGCGGGACGAGCGCTACAAAACCACCATCCGCCAACGTTACGTGGACAAATGGGGCATTCAATCACCCTTTGTGTTCTGGAACCTGCTCAGTGAAGAGCTGCTTGAGCAAGCCCTGATGTGTTTGCCGGCCGAACACCTGCGCTACTGGTTTGAGCGGCTGTTGCTGGATATCCGCGCCAACCGCACCGGCATGCCCGACCTGATCCAGTTCTGGCCGGCGCAGAAAACCTACCGCATGATCGAGGTCAAGGGCCCAGGCGACCGCCTGCAGGACAACCAATTGCGCTGGCTGGAGTTCTGCGGCGAGTACCAGATGCCGGTCACGGTCTGCTATGTGCGCTGGGCAGAGCCCGCTTGA
- a CDS encoding YgdI/YgdR family lipoprotein produces the protein MNMKNLGLPLVALTFLVLAGCSTQTVVTLQNGTQYLTKDTPNAKTADGFYEFTDIAGKRIRIKADDVATVRKEQ, from the coding sequence ATGAACATGAAGAATTTGGGTCTGCCGCTGGTTGCACTCACTTTTCTGGTATTGGCCGGTTGCTCCACGCAAACGGTGGTCACGTTGCAAAACGGCACACAGTATCTGACCAAGGACACACCCAACGCCAAGACCGCCGATGGCTTCTATGAATTCACCGACATCGCCGGCAAGCGTATTCGTATCAAGGCCGATGATGTGGCGACGGTGCGCAAGGAACAATAA
- a CDS encoding TolC family outer membrane protein has translation MRPVFIALLFSCASAHAAMGPFDVYEQALRNDPVFLGAIKERDAGLENRTIGRAGLLPRLSYNYNKGRNNSEAHLPDGRGGSYRDDRNYNSYGSTFSLQQPLFDYEAYANYRKGVAQALFADESFRDKSQALLVRVLSYYTQALFAQDQIDIARAKKKAFEQQFQQNEHLFKAGEGTRTDILEAESRYELATAEEIQALDEQDASLRELGALIGVQSVNIDDLAPLNQSFAAFSLSPSNYATWHELALTNNPVLASQRQSLEVARYEVERNRAGHLPKITAYASSRKQESDSGNTYNQRYDTNTIGVEVSLPLYAGGAISASTRQASRAMEQAEYELEGKTRETLIELRRQFSACLSGVSKLRAYQKALTSAEALVVSTKQSILGGERVNLDALNAEQQLYSTRRDLAQARYDYLMAWTKLHYYAGNLRDTDLAKVDEAFGPERTR, from the coding sequence ATGAGACCTGTGTTCATCGCCTTGCTGTTCAGTTGCGCCAGTGCGCACGCCGCCATGGGCCCGTTCGATGTGTACGAGCAAGCCCTGCGCAATGACCCGGTGTTCCTCGGCGCGATCAAGGAGCGCGACGCCGGCCTGGAAAATCGTACCATCGGCCGCGCCGGCTTGTTGCCGAGGCTGTCATACAACTACAACAAGGGCCGCAACAATTCCGAAGCGCACCTGCCCGACGGGCGCGGTGGAAGCTATCGCGACGACCGCAACTACAACAGCTACGGTTCCACCTTCAGCCTGCAACAGCCGCTGTTCGACTACGAAGCCTATGCCAACTACCGTAAGGGCGTGGCCCAGGCGCTGTTTGCCGACGAGAGCTTTCGCGACAAGAGCCAGGCCCTGCTGGTACGGGTGTTGAGCTATTACACCCAGGCGTTGTTCGCCCAGGACCAGATCGACATCGCCCGCGCCAAGAAGAAAGCGTTCGAGCAGCAGTTCCAGCAGAACGAACACTTGTTCAAGGCGGGTGAGGGCACGCGCACGGACATCCTGGAAGCCGAATCGCGCTATGAACTGGCTACCGCCGAAGAGATCCAGGCCCTGGATGAGCAGGATGCCTCCCTGCGCGAACTGGGCGCGTTGATCGGTGTGCAAAGCGTCAACATCGACGACCTGGCACCCCTGAATCAGAGCTTCGCCGCATTCAGCCTGAGCCCGTCCAACTACGCCACCTGGCACGAACTGGCGTTGACCAACAACCCCGTACTGGCCTCGCAGCGCCAATCCCTGGAAGTGGCGCGCTATGAAGTGGAGCGCAACCGCGCCGGGCATTTGCCGAAAATCACCGCCTACGCCAGTTCGCGCAAGCAGGAATCGGACAGCGGCAACACCTACAACCAGCGCTACGACACCAACACCATCGGCGTCGAGGTCAGCCTGCCGCTGTATGCCGGCGGCGCTATCTCGGCCTCCACGCGCCAGGCCAGCCGCGCCATGGAGCAGGCCGAGTACGAACTGGAAGGCAAGACCCGCGAGACCCTGATCGAACTGCGTCGTCAGTTCAGCGCATGCCTGTCCGGGGTGAGCAAGCTGCGCGCCTATCAGAAGGCCCTGACCTCAGCCGAGGCGCTGGTGGTGTCGACCAAACAAAGCATCCTCGGCGGCGAGCGGGTCAACCTCGATGCGTTGAACGCCGAGCAGCAGCTCTACAGCACCCGCCGCGACCTGGCCCAGGCGCGGTACGACTACCTGATGGCCTGGACCAAATTGCATTACTACGCGGGCAACTTGCGTGACACCGACCTGGCCAAGGTGGACGAAGCCTTCGGTCCGGAGAGAACGCGGTAG
- a CDS encoding autotransporter serine protease, with protein sequence MKKRKSGFTIAIHTGPGYPLKALSRVPYGALLCCLASGLASMQTAQAAPYVETGKPGDAASWRSNEFKADWGLGAVHADTAYAAGYTGKGVKLGIFDQPVYAQHPEFASPGKVVTIVTEGIRQYTDPYIPVKAGDAFRYDGTPSLGSNGKLGNHGTHVGGIAAGNRDGGPMHGVAFNAQIISAENGDPGPEDGIILGNDGAVYKAGWDALVASGARIINNSWGIGIGDQYAKGGRDPAFPNFTVNEAQAQFNNIRPILGTIAGGAYQGAIDAARSGVLTIFAAGNDYNRNNPDAISGLAYFVPQIAPNWLSVAALQQNPDTASANPYVISTFSSRCGYAASFCVSAPGTKIFSSIINGTNLDNLTNDYANFNGTSMAAPHVAGSAAVLMERFPYMSGDQISTLLKTTATDLGAPGIDSLYGWGMINLGKAVNGPGMFITAEDIPAEFRIDGAYGSGQFVADLPGIGAVVDAGKPTQRVCNDVHCGLDVWSNDIAGHGGLTKQGIGTLVLTGTNTYSGPTRVNQGLLAVNGSVTSDVTVSQSGVVGGSGRIGSLTAKSGGTVAPGNSIGTLNVAGNVTFEAGSTYAVELSPTSSDRIVAGGTATLNGGTVTLALENSPTLLSATQAQSLIGRQYNILQAAGGINGRFGAVLPDYLFIGGTLNYAAGGVQLDVARTNSFASVAATPNQRAVAAAAEQLGAGNGVYESLLLAPTAASAQGAFQQLSGEVYPALETALVNDSRYVREAVGERLRNGEMGATSQAIDSRGNVWVKALGAWGKTDSRSDTAGYTTSIGGMLAGVDGALDDATRIGLVAGYSDTSLNMGSDTHSRASVDSYHFGAYAGHEIGAWRLSGGATYSWHRADVKRDLQYGDVSGKQKAKVDAHSTQVFTEAAYRINLQPMALEPFANLAYVHLDTDGFKEKGDAAALKSGDDSRDLVLSTLGVRALKTFNVNDHQQLEVSGTLGWQHNLSSTDSEQHLAFASGGPSFAVESAPMVRDAALVGARVSLALSKDARVNFDYNGLLASKEKVHGVGLSLDWAF encoded by the coding sequence GTGAAAAAACGCAAGTCAGGGTTCACCATCGCCATCCACACAGGCCCGGGCTACCCGCTCAAGGCATTGAGCCGCGTGCCATACGGCGCGCTGCTGTGCTGCCTGGCCAGCGGCCTCGCAAGCATGCAAACTGCCCAGGCCGCACCCTATGTGGAAACCGGCAAACCGGGCGACGCCGCCAGTTGGCGCAGCAATGAATTCAAGGCCGACTGGGGCCTGGGCGCCGTGCACGCCGACACCGCATATGCCGCCGGCTACACCGGCAAGGGCGTCAAGCTGGGCATCTTCGACCAGCCGGTGTACGCCCAGCATCCGGAATTCGCCAGCCCCGGCAAAGTGGTGACGATCGTCACCGAGGGCATCCGCCAGTACACCGACCCGTACATCCCGGTGAAGGCCGGCGATGCGTTTCGCTATGACGGCACGCCGTCCCTGGGCTCCAACGGCAAGCTGGGCAACCACGGCACCCACGTCGGCGGCATTGCGGCCGGTAACCGCGACGGCGGGCCGATGCATGGCGTAGCGTTCAACGCACAGATCATCAGTGCCGAAAACGGCGACCCGGGCCCGGAAGACGGGATCATCCTGGGCAACGATGGCGCGGTGTACAAAGCCGGTTGGGATGCACTGGTCGCCAGCGGCGCGCGCATCATCAACAACAGCTGGGGTATCGGCATCGGTGATCAGTACGCCAAGGGCGGTCGCGATCCGGCGTTCCCCAACTTCACGGTCAATGAAGCCCAGGCGCAGTTCAACAACATCCGGCCGATCCTCGGCACCATTGCAGGCGGCGCTTATCAAGGTGCGATCGACGCCGCCCGCAGTGGTGTGCTGACCATCTTTGCCGCCGGTAACGACTACAACCGCAACAACCCCGACGCGATCTCGGGACTGGCGTATTTCGTGCCGCAGATTGCGCCGAACTGGCTGTCGGTGGCGGCCCTGCAGCAGAACCCGGACACCGCGAGCGCCAACCCCTACGTGATCAGCACCTTCTCGTCGCGCTGCGGCTATGCGGCGAGTTTCTGTGTGTCGGCGCCGGGTACGAAGATTTTCAGTTCGATCATCAACGGCACCAACCTGGACAACCTCACCAACGACTACGCCAACTTCAACGGCACCTCCATGGCCGCGCCTCATGTGGCCGGCAGTGCGGCGGTGCTGATGGAGCGTTTCCCCTACATGAGTGGCGACCAGATCTCCACGCTGCTCAAGACCACCGCCACCGACCTTGGCGCGCCGGGCATCGACTCGCTGTATGGCTGGGGCATGATCAACCTGGGCAAGGCAGTCAACGGTCCGGGCATGTTCATTACCGCCGAGGATATTCCGGCTGAGTTTCGCATCGACGGCGCCTATGGCAGTGGCCAGTTCGTGGCGGACTTGCCGGGTATCGGCGCAGTGGTGGATGCCGGCAAACCGACCCAGCGCGTGTGCAATGACGTGCATTGCGGGCTGGACGTATGGAGCAACGACATCGCAGGCCATGGCGGCCTGACCAAGCAGGGCATTGGCACCCTGGTGCTGACCGGCACCAATACCTACAGCGGCCCGACCCGGGTCAACCAGGGGTTGCTGGCGGTCAACGGCTCGGTGACCTCCGACGTGACCGTCAGCCAGAGCGGCGTGGTCGGCGGCTCGGGGCGCATCGGTTCGCTGACCGCAAAAAGCGGCGGCACCGTGGCACCGGGCAACTCCATCGGTACGCTGAACGTGGCGGGCAATGTCACCTTTGAGGCGGGCTCGACGTACGCGGTGGAACTGTCGCCTACCAGCAGCGACCGCATCGTCGCCGGCGGCACCGCCACGCTCAATGGCGGCACCGTGACCCTGGCCCTGGAAAACAGCCCGACCTTGCTCAGCGCGACCCAGGCGCAAAGCCTGATCGGTCGCCAGTACAACATCCTGCAAGCCGCGGGGGGGATCAACGGCCGCTTCGGTGCGGTACTGCCGGACTACCTGTTCATCGGTGGCACCTTGAACTACGCGGCGGGCGGTGTGCAGCTGGATGTGGCACGCACCAACAGCTTCGCCAGCGTGGCCGCGACGCCAAACCAGCGCGCCGTCGCCGCAGCCGCCGAGCAATTGGGCGCGGGCAACGGCGTGTATGAAAGCTTGCTGCTGGCCCCGACGGCGGCCTCGGCACAAGGCGCGTTCCAGCAACTGAGTGGCGAAGTCTATCCAGCCCTGGAGACTGCACTGGTCAATGACAGCCGCTACGTGCGTGAAGCGGTCGGCGAACGCCTGCGCAACGGTGAAATGGGCGCGACCAGCCAGGCCATCGACAGCCGTGGCAATGTGTGGGTAAAAGCGCTGGGGGCGTGGGGCAAGACCGACAGCCGCAGCGATACGGCGGGCTACACCACGTCCATCGGCGGCATGCTGGCCGGTGTGGACGGCGCCCTTGACGACGCGACACGCATCGGCCTGGTGGCGGGTTACAGCGATACCTCGCTGAACATGGGCAGCGACACCCATAGCCGCGCCTCGGTCGACAGCTACCACTTCGGCGCCTATGCCGGGCATGAAATCGGCGCCTGGCGCCTGAGCGGCGGTGCGACCTACAGCTGGCACCGCGCCGATGTGAAGCGTGACCTGCAATACGGCGACGTCAGCGGCAAGCAGAAAGCCAAGGTCGACGCCCACAGCACCCAGGTGTTCACCGAGGCGGCGTACCGCATCAACCTGCAACCCATGGCGCTTGAGCCATTCGCCAACCTGGCCTATGTGCACCTGGACACGGACGGCTTCAAAGAGAAGGGCGATGCCGCTGCGCTGAAAAGTGGCGACGACAGCCGCGACCTGGTGCTGAGCACCTTGGGCGTGCGCGCCTTGAAAACCTTCAACGTCAACGATCACCAGCAACTGGAAGTGTCCGGCACCCTGGGCTGGCAGCACAACCTGAGCAGCACCGACTCCGAGCAGCACCTGGCGTTTGCCTCCGGCGGCCCTTCGTTCGCGGTGGAAAGCGCACCGATGGTGCGTGATGCCGCCCTGGTCGGCGCGCGAGTGAGCCTGGCCCTGAGCAAGGATGCACGGGTGAACTTCGACTACAACGGTCTGCTGGCCAGCAAAGAGAAGGTGCATGGCGTCGGGTTGAGCCTGGACTGGGCGTTCTGA